AAAATTGTCTTAGGATCATAGTGTTTAAACAAGGTTGCATTGCATCGTATTGGCTGTGATGTAAAGGTTTTCATGAACCGATATTTCCAGCGTTGACACGGTGTGAAAAAACCTCGTTTTGGGCTCTATCTAGGGATATCGTTTTGGGCGTTACGATAACTGCATCACTCCCGTTACCGCATCGCTGTTCCATTACCGTTATTGCAaacgttaccgcatttttacactatggttaGGATTGAAGAATTTGAAATTGGGATAATCTAGTGAACTGTGGGTTTGGATGTTATAGAACACCCCATTCACAAGGAATATGTTTTGTTTGAAGCTGATGGGGATTTGAGGTCCATTGCtcatattgttttttattttactggCCATGGGTTGGTGGGTATCGTTTTCTGCAGAGGATCTTATATTCATGTTTATTGTTAAAACTTGAAAGTAAACAAGAATTAGAGGAATAGAAAGAAAAGACCATATTGCGGGAGAAAAATGAAGATAATCGtggaaaaaataattgttattgttgtcatttaatggcattggggtaatggaatgttgttgtcgGCTTGTCGCAGTATGCTCAAGtaagttttaattatttgtGCTAGTGTTCTATGTCTTGTTGCACGACTACTTCCCTTTGGtataatttacaatttcattgattatattgaaaaaatgaCGGGTTTATTCCACGAAGCTAAATCTATTTTGTTCTTGTTTCAGAAGTTTATGCCGATCCTAATCATTTATCTTATGATGCACTGAAATTTGTTTCTGGGGTCACAACTACATTTACTCCCAAGGTACTGACTGATAAATAACTAGATGGACATCCGGGCTTTATGTCACGATACATTATTTCAGCTGAAAAAGATGCTTACTTATCCGAGTTAATCTTGATTGTGCAGGCTGGTTTGAAGATAATTGAGTTATACATGGAGGGCTACAGGCAGGACTGGGGGCTTTCCTTTCAGAAAGACACGGTGTCTAAGGGTGGCTGGTATGTGACATTATCCTTCATTAACGCGTAATTGTCTACGAGATGTATGGGATCTATGTCTGTTAAACTGTATGATTTCCATTGTCTAAGATGCTATTGGGAAATCAATTTACCATCTCCACTTCgattaataaatatttgatgTTAGTTTTGAACATTTCGATAATAAATATGCAAAGTTGCTaatgatgtttgctatcaagAATCAAACGTAAACAATTCCTTTATTTTAGCTTGCGTAAGGTAAAGTTGCACATCCCACCCTCCAAACCCCGCTCGTGGGACTCAGGTTGTTGCTTCATAATGTCATTAGTATAATGGAATGTTTTAGTGTTGAATTTCTTAAGCgtaaattttttgttgaataATTTTTGACGGACCATACTTCTGTACGATTTCACTGTACATTGAGAATTTGTATTACTTTCTAAGTTCATGTCGTGCCATTTGTTCTTTCAGGCAGCAGGGAGGAATCATTGTAGCTGGACCTGGTAAAACAAATATTTCATATATTCACAAGGTTAGGACCTCATTTTACGATGATTTTACGATACATTATAACTTGGAGCCTAATCTGTCTTCGAAAAAACGCCTGCATAAGGACACCATACAGATTAGCTGAAAAATATTGCTACGATCACTTAATCCCGAGTGATTGAACTACCTCAGCAAAAAACTTAAGCGTATGGTTGAAActccatgatatgttatatactctatcacatCTCCCCATAGGCGAGTCCTTTTTGAGCCAGAAAATAGTTCTTAATGCCGTGTGGTTAAACCATCACAGCAAAAAATTTAAGTGCATGGTTGAAAGTTGAAACCCcatgatattttatatattcaatCACGTCTCCCCACTTAAGAGTCCTTTTTGAGccagaagtgtggatgcaacacaggtCCTCTTCTTACATGACGTTAAATAATCCATTTGAAACGAGAGGGGATGAGTTTTAGACCTGTGACCTTTCATCACGCTGGCTTGTGATGCCGTGTCCAAATCACTTAAAAGCTTAAGGCTATGGATGAAGCTCCATAATATATGAGTACGTCTTGTTGTCACGGAATTGATTTGAGTATCATTGTGTGAAACAGGACAAAGAAGCAGGGGATGATCCACCGGTTGAAGAAATCCTTGAAGCATGTTGTTGATGAAATTTCCTTCATCCTTTTTCTTTCACGACTGTAACACTGTTTGAGACAACCTACCATTTGTCCGTCTATGTTCATTAAGATTTGGGATGGAGCAAGGAAGATATGAGTGATGACCAAAAGATAGATATAGATGTATATGAGTATATAGATTTCTTAATACAATCTCTTTATGGTTACGTATAAATAAGTTTCAATCTCTTATCCTGTATCTTTTCTTCTCCATTTTTTACCTTATCTGTGTTTGTGGTTGCTTTGTAAAGATTGCTACATTTGTATGTAGTATAAAATTAAGATTCAAAACGTGTATGTTTTGATCTTTTATCAAAACATTTGTACTTTAGCAACCCTTGATATAAAGTATCGGCGTTTCGCTTATTAATTAACAACCATTGAACAAACAAAATACGCAAAAGACACTACTTGCTCATCCAAACTGACAAGGAACCCAAGTCTCCACATCTACTTGTAAGAGCATATTGTTTTAAGTGTTTGGGAgtgaaaaacttaaaattatagagaaatgaaaatacaaaagtACAAGTAAggaattaattgaaaataaattaagagaAGAAAGCCCTctaaatagaaaaaagaaaatacgaAAGTAACCTGTTTCAaaatcaatttgaaacataattcACTAAAATTGAGCTAAATCCATTTGATACAAACAAAAGTCGATCCAAACAACTTATTTCACCGAATTCTAAAATAATCATCTACTAAAGCATAATATGTAGTTTGGCATACAAAACATAGATTCATAATGAACTAGGGTTCTGGGTGAGCGTGGTAAGTGATCACTGATCTGCAAGATTGTAACGTCCTCGGACATATCGTGTATCCTAACGTTCATATAACGGTTTTACAGTAAgtacaatattttttaatatgtcGTATCTCCTAATGATTTATCCCTATAGCTACTTGGCTAGTACCTTGCTGCGTTTTCGAACTTGTAACACTTTCACTTGAGGACTAATGATGCTACATTAACTAGGCACGCTTTAGTACACTTACATAGATCGCTTCATGGCTTTAACTACGTATGAATTCTTTCAAGGGTTTTGCAAAGCTACCAGAAGTGACTTTAGAATCTACATCAACGTGGGATAACGGGCTGTATTATTGACAGAAAATCCTAATGACTCGTAATAGTCTTTTTCAGCAACAGCCAAGCGGTCTTGGAACATTGTCCATTCTCTTCTGCACCTCTCCTTCACCTGGCCCAATAAAATAGGAAGTAAGAGATGATCCAACTGTTACGCCTATATTGACTACCAAGAGCACGAAAGACAAATGAGCTTGCAACCAATAGGTACACAAGCAAGTTAGCAAATCACTTGATCGAGAGTTTGCGTGAAGTTGGATTTTCAAATGAGCAAGAGAACTTACCCCCACCCATGGTGCCTTTCCGAACCTGGCTTGACCCTATTAGTAAAAATAATGACaagttttaattaaataaccaataaaacaacaaaaagaaacccatcccccccccccccccccccaaagaAAAGGAATATTCTTTGTCACCTGGTTCCCAAGTGATGGAATCCCTTGATGCACAATCCACTGAGAGTCTATGACCCCGATCTTCTCATGAGCCGGCTGCAGAACAATTTGTACAATAAGTAATGAGCTTTGAAAAAGGAGCTATTATGGATAAagatgaaaatataataatcagaAGACCTCAACACACTTCCGTAAAGCAAAGTCAAGGCCCCATCCATGCACCAAGTCATTCTGAAAGTGCAAAGCGATAGTATTAGTGGTGAATAAACAGTATAAAGCCATCGTCAATAAGTGAATATACCTGAATCATATGCCAAACACAGCGCCATGCATTTCTTGAAAATACAGGTGCCATGATTTCGATGAACCTGTTAGTTGAATTATCAAGCTTTTTAAGTAGCTTTCGAAAAATTAAAGCCCATGAAgaaaaaattgtaattatacATACGCAGCACAAGGTGGCAACACAGGATCAGGGCACCATCCAGGCTTTTCTTCAGTCACTCTGCAAAGGAAAGGTGAAACAGTGATGAGTCAACTTAAAGCAGGCTAAATGTGATTGTTCATCAAATAAGAGAAAAGTTCAAAAACCTCTTACTTGTGGACCTCACTATCACCTCTCCTCTTTGTCATTTGCCATGTTAGACCTTTGTCAGGCTCTAATCCTGGCTGCGAAATCTCCAATCCATGCTTCTTCACCAATTCAATGTATCTACAGCAGAATAATTGGAAATTGGAAACTTAAGGAAATAGTCCACATCAATGGCATGAATTTCAGTAGAAATCTAAGCTCACTTCTCTGCATCAAAGTGTTCAACCCCAAGGTCTTCATCCCAAATAAATATGTAATCATATGCAGCCACGACATTCGGATGAAGATACCTTTTAGCATACCACCTATAACAGGCAACAGAGAATGGAAAAAAGTAACTAAAAAGCAAAAGTCATTATACACACACATGACGTAGCCTTCTGATTTCTTTCAATGGAGAATTTGGTTTAGATTTACAAGAATTTCGAACCAAAACTCCTTTTTGTATTTGGTATCTTTATCTCCCAATCACACCATTGCAAGGACAGAACAGCCCCAATAAGGTCTTTTCTATATTCTCCTAATTACTCTAGCattccaaattttcaattcacATGTGTTTGGTGATATAAGCAACAGAGACAATCAGCAAACCATCACCACTGTCCAGCATACTCGTATCAACTATCCTCCACTACCACTATATTATTGTCTTAAGCCACACATTTTAAAATCTGCAATTACAATTCTTGCTAATATTACACCAAAATGACATGAAAAATTAGAACTTTGAGGAGCTTAGAAGAGGAATGGTGACAACAAGAGTTATGTGGTTATCGTAACGCTTGAATATCGGCCAAACCCATAAGATATACCTTGATAAGGCCCAACACgtggttttttacacctttactaTACGGGAAATATTGGTTCCAATGCGAcgcgatgcggccttgtttttacactatggatTAGCAGAAAATATGACGAAGATTAATGGAATTGATGTTCTTATT
The Amaranthus tricolor cultivar Red isolate AtriRed21 chromosome 11, ASM2621246v1, whole genome shotgun sequence DNA segment above includes these coding regions:
- the LOC130827661 gene encoding thioredoxin-like protein AAED1, chloroplastic → MDAAGVALVLIGPGSVDQAKAFNEQTKFPGEVYADPNHLSYDALKFVSGVTTTFTPKAGLKIIELYMEGYRQDWGLSFQKDTVSKGGWQQGGIIVAGPGKTNISYIHKDKEAGDDPPVEEILEACC
- the LOC130827659 gene encoding uncharacterized protein LOC130827659 isoform X2 is translated as MMRLILTTFVGVVFGFFLGASFPTLSLTKMNLPAPIIPSIDLTYIEDKYSGLSTQALLNVWSTLKRRKAGLSLDQTLNDTKVWLPTNPQGAERLPPGIVVSETDFYQRRLWGLPEEDLTSKPKYLVTFTVGYDQRANVDACIKKFSDNFTIILFHYDGRTNDWDEFEWSKRAIHISARKQTKWWYAKRYLHPNVVAAYDYIFIWDEDLGVEHFDAEKYIELVKKHGLEISQPGLEPDKGLTWQMTKRRGDSEVHKVTEEKPGWCPDPVLPPCAAFIEIMAPVFSRNAWRCVWHMIQNDLVHGWGLDFALRKCVEPAHEKIGVIDSQWIVHQGIPSLGNQGQARFGKAPWVGVKERCRREWTMFQDRLAVAEKDYYESLGFSVNNTARYPTLM
- the LOC130827659 gene encoding uncharacterized protein LOC130827659 isoform X1, producing MRSLFRSGHIRKANSMMRLILTTFVGVVFGFFLGASFPTLSLTKMNLPAPIIPSIDLTYIEDKYSGLSTQALLNVWSTLKRRKAGLSLDQTLNDTKVWLPTNPQGAERLPPGIVVSETDFYQRRLWGLPEEDLTSKPKYLVTFTVGYDQRANVDACIKKFSDNFTIILFHYDGRTNDWDEFEWSKRAIHISARKQTKWWYAKRYLHPNVVAAYDYIFIWDEDLGVEHFDAEKYIELVKKHGLEISQPGLEPDKGLTWQMTKRRGDSEVHKVTEEKPGWCPDPVLPPCAAFIEIMAPVFSRNAWRCVWHMIQNDLVHGWGLDFALRKCVEPAHEKIGVIDSQWIVHQGIPSLGNQGQARFGKAPWVGVKERCRREWTMFQDRLAVAEKDYYESLGFSVNNTARYPTLM